A region from the Lemur catta isolate mLemCat1 chromosome 7, mLemCat1.pri, whole genome shotgun sequence genome encodes:
- the SPTBN2 gene encoding spectrin beta chain, non-erythrocytic 2 isoform X2 encodes MSSTLSPTDFDSLEIQGQYSDINNRWDLPDSDWDNDSSSARLFERSRIKALADEREAVQKKTFTKWVNSHLARVTCRVGDLYSDLRDGRNLLRLLEVLSGETLPKPTKGRMRIHCLENVDKALQFLKEQKVHLENMGSHDIVDGNHRLTLGLVWTIILRFQIQDISVETEDNKEKKSAKDALLLWCQMKTAGYPNVNVHNFTTSWRDGLAFNAIVHKHRPDLLDFESLKKCNAHYNLQNAFNLAEKELGLTKLLDPEDVNVDQPDEKSIITYVATYYHYFSKMKALAVEGKRIGKVLDHAMEAERLVEKYESLASELLQWIEQMIVTLNDRQLANSLSGVQNQLQSFNSYRTVEKPPKFTEKGNLEVLLFTVQSKLRANNQKVYTPREGRLISDINKAWERLEKAEHERELALRTELIRQEKLEQLAARFDRKAAMRETWLSENQRLVSQDNFGLELAAVEAAVRKHEAIETDIVAYSGRVQAVDAVAAELAAERYHDIKRIAARQHNVARLWDFLRQMVAARRERLLLNLELQKVFQDLFYLMDWMEEMKGRLQSQDLGKHLAGVEDLLQLHELVEADIAVQAERVRAVSASALRFCDPGKEYRPCDPQLVSERVATLEQSYEALCELAATRRARLEESRRLWRFLWEVGEAEAWVREQQHLLASADTGRDLTGVLRLLNKHTALRGEMSGRLGPLKLTLDQGQQLVAEGHPGAGQAAARAAELQAQWERLEALAEERAQRLSQAASLYQFQADANDMEAWLVDALRLVSSPELGHDEFSTQALARQHRALEEEIRGHRPTLDALREQAAALPLALSRTPEVQGRVPTLERHYQALQAQAGERAQALEAALALYTMLSEAGACGLWVEEKEQWLNGLALPERLEDLEVVQQRFETLEPEMNALAARITAVNDIAEQLLKANPPGKDRIVNTQKQLNHRWQQFRSLADGKKAALTSALSIQNYHLECTETQAWMREKTKVIESTQGLGNDLAGVLALQRKLAGTERDLEAIAARVGELTREANALAAGHPAQAPAINARLGEVQAGWEDLRATMRRREESLGEARRLQDFLRSLDDFQAWLGRTQTAVASEEGPATLPEAEALLAQHAALRGEVERAQSEYSRLRALGEEVTRDQADPQCLFLRQRLEALGTGWEELGRMWESRQGRLAQAHGLQGFLRDARQAEGVLSSQEYVLSHAEMPGTLQAADAAIKKLEDFMSTMDASGERIRGLLEAGRQLVSEGNIHAEKIREKADSIERRHRKNQEAAQQLLGRLRDNREQQHFLQDCHELKLWIDEKMLTAQDVSYDEARNLHTKWQKHQAFMAELAANKDWLDKVDKEGRELTLEKPELKALVSEKLGDLHRRWDELETTTQAKARSLFDANRAELFAQSCSALESWLESLQAQLHSDDYGKDLTSVNILLKKQQMLEREMAVREKEVEAIQAQAKALAQEDQGAGEVERTSRAVEEKFRALYQPMQERCQRLQASREQHQFHRDVEDEILWVTERLPMASSMEHGKDLPSVQLLMKKNQTLQKEMQGHEPRIADLTERQRALGAAAAGPELAELQGLWKRLGHELELRGKRLEEALRAQQFYRDAAEAEAWMGEQELHMMGQEKAKDEPSAQAEVKKHQVLEQALASYARTVHQLAASSQDMIDHDHPESTRISIRQAQVDKLYASLKELAGERRERLQEHLRLCQLRRELDDLEQWIQEREVVAASHELGQDYEHVTMLRDKFREFSRDTSTIGQERVDGANALANGLIAGGHAARATVAEWKDSLNEAWADLLELLDTRGQVLAAAYELQRFLHGARQALARVQHKQQQLPDGTGRDLNAAEALQRRHCAYEHDIQALSAQVQQVQDDGHRLQKAYAGDKAEEIGRHMQAVAEAWTQLQGSSAARRQLLLDTTDKFRFFKAVRELMLWMDGVNLQMDAQERPRDVSSADLVIKNQQGIKAEIEARADRFSSCIDMGQELLARSHYAAEEISEKLSQLQARRQETADKWQEKMDWLQLVLEVLVFGRDAGMAEAWLCSQEPLVRSAELGCTVDEVESLIKRHEAFQKSAVAWEERFSALEKLTALEEREKEQRRKREEEERRKQPPAPEPRASLPQGGLAAGQTAPDATWDGTQPRLPASTQAPSINGVCTDAEASQPLIEQQRLEQSGFPEGPGSGAGEEAGGPRGERQTRTRGPASQAMPQSRSSESAHVATLPPRGPEPSAQEQMEGMLCRKQEMEAFGKKAANRSWQNIYCVLRRGSLGFYKDAKAASMGVPYHGEVPVSLARAQGSVAFDYRKRKHVFKLGLQDGKEYLFQAKDEAEMSSWLRVVNAAIATASSASGEPEEPAAPGAPRGMTRAMTMPPVAPAGAEAPVVLRSKDGREREREKRFSFFKKNK; translated from the exons GTATCCCAACGTCAATGTGCACAACTTCACCACCAGCTGGAGAGATGGACTTGCCTTCAACGCCATTGTGCATAAACACCG GCCAGACCTGCTGGATTTTGAGTCCCTGAAGAAGTGTAACGCACACTACAACCTGCAGAACGCGTTCAACCTGGCCGAGAAGGAGCTGGGACTGACCAAGCTGCTGGACCCTGAAG ATGTGAATGTGGACCAGCCCGATGAGAAATCAATCATCACATATGTGGCCACTTACTACCACTACTTCTCCAAGATGAAGGCCTTGGCCGTGGAAGGCAAAAGAATTGGCAAG GTGCTAGACCATGCCATGGAGGCAGAGCGCCTGGTAGAGAAGTACGAGTCCCTGGCCTCAGAGCTGCTGCAGTGGATTGAGCAAATGATTGTGACCCTAAATGACCGGCAACTGGCCAACTCCCTGAGCGGGGTCCAGAACCAGCTGCAGTCCTTCAATTCCTACCGCACTGTGGAGAAGCCGCCCAA gttcACTGAGAAGGGGAACTTGGAGGTGCTGCTCTTCACCGTCCAGAGCAAGCTGCGGGCCAACAACCAGAAGGTCTACACTCCCCGCGAGGGCCGGCTCATCTCCGACATCAACAAG GCTTGGGAGCGGCTTGAGAAAGCTGAGCACGAGCGAGAGCTGGCGCTGCGCACGGAGCTGATCCGCCAGGAGAAGCTGGAGCAGCTGGCTGCCCGCTTTGACCGCAAGGCCGCCATGCGGGAGACCTGGCTCAGCGAGAACCAGCGCCTCGTGTCCCAG GACAACTTTGGGCTGGAGCTGGCAGCAGTGGAGGCAGCAGTGCGGAAGCACGAGGCCATTGAGACGGACATCGTGGCCTACAGCGGCCGGGTGCAGGCAGTGGACGCCGTGGCCGCGGAGCTGGCGGCCGAGCGCTACCACGACATCAAGCGCATTGCCGCTCGGCAGCACAACGTGGCGCGGCTCTGGGACTTCTTGCGGCAGATGGTGGCTGCCCGGCGGGAGCGGCTCCTCCTCAACCTGGAGCTGCAGAAGGTGTTTCAGGACCTGTTCTACCTCATGGACTGGATGGAAGAGATGAAG GGCCGGCTGCAGTCTCAGGACCTGGGCAAGCACCTGGCCGGCGTGGAGGACCTGCTGCAGCTGCATGAGCTGGTGGAAGCGGACATCGCCGTGCAGGCTGAGAGGGTGCGGGCTGTCAGTGCCTCTGCTCTGCGCTTCTGCGACCCGGGGAAAG AGTACAGACCTTGTGACCCACAGCTGGTGTCGGAGCGGGTGGCCACCCTGGAGCAGAGCTACGAGGCTCTGTGCGAGTTGGCAGCAACCCGGCGGGCCCGGCTGGAGGAGTCGCGGCGCCTCTGGCGTTTCCTCTGGGAGGTGGGCGAGGCTGAGGCCTGGGTGCGGGAGCAGCAGCACCTCCTGGCCTCAGCTGACACCGGCCGGGACCTGACCGGCGTCCTCCGCCTGCTCAACAAGCACACGGCCCTGCGGGGCGAGATGAGCGGCCGGCTGGGTCCCCTGAAGCTCACCCTGGACCAGGGCCAGCAATTGGTGGCCGAGGGCCACCCCGGTGCAGGCCAGGCTGCTGCCCGTGCAGCTGAGCTCCAGGCCCAGTGGGAGCGGCTAGAGGCCCTGGCTGAGGAACGTGCTCAGCGGCTGTCCCAGGCCGCCAGCCTCTACCAGTTCCAGGCAGATGCAAACGACATGGAGGCCTGGTTGGTGGACGCGCTGCGCCTGGTGTCCAGCCCTGAGCTGGGGCATGACGAGTTCTCCACGCAGGCCCTGGCCAGGCAGCACCGGGCCCTGGAGGAGGAGATCCGAGGCCACCGGCCAACACTGGATGCCTTGAGAGAACAGGCTGCAGCCCTGCCTCTGGCGCTGAGCCGGACGCCCGAGGTGCAGGGCAGGGTGCCCACCCTGGAGCGGCACTACCAGGCGCTGCAGGCGCAGGCAGGCGAGCGCGCACAGGCCCTGGAAGCAGCCCTGGCGCTCTACACCATGCTCAGTGAGGCTGGGGCCTGTGGGCTCTgggtggaggagaaggagcagTGGCTCAACGGGCTGGCCCTGCCTGAGCGCCTGGAGGACCTGGAGGTCGTGCAGCAGAG GTTCGAGACCCTGGAGCCTGAAATGAACGCCCTTGCTGCACGAATCACTGCCGTGAATGACATTGCTGAGCAGTTGCTGAAGGCCAACCCCCCGGGCAAGGACCGCATTGTCAACACGCAGAAGCAGCTCAACCACAG GTGGCAGCAGTTTCGGTCCCTGGCGGACGGCAAGAAGGCAGCTCTGACATCAGCCCTGAGCATCCAGAACTACCACCTAGAGTGCACGGAGACCCAGGCCTGGATGAGAGAGAAGACCAAGGTCATCGAGTCCACCCAGGGCCTGGGCAACGACCTGGCCGGGGTGCTGGCCCTGCAGCGTAAGCTGGCCGGCACCGAGCGGGACCTGGAAGCCATCGCCGCCCGGGTGGGTGAACTGACTCGAGAGGCAAATGCCCTGGCCGCTGGCCATCCGGCCCAGGCCCCTGCCATCAACGCCCGGCTTGGAGAAGTGCAGGCTGGCTGGGAGGACCTGAGGGCCACCATGCGGCGTCGAGAGGAGTCGCTGGGGGAGGCACGGCGGCTGCAGGACTTCCTGCGCAGCTTGGATGACTTCCAGGCTTGGCTAGGGCGCACTCAGACCGCCGTGGCCTCTGAAGAAGGGCCAGCCACCCTGCCCGAGGCAGAGGCCCTCCTAGCCCAACACGCAGCCCTGCGGGGAGAGGTGGAGCGGGCCCAGAGCGAGTATAGCCGGCTGCGGGCCTTGGGCGAGGAGGTGACCCGGGACCAGGCGGATCCCCAGTGCCTCTTCCTACGGCAGCGACTGGAAGCCCTGGGAACCGGCTGGGAGGAGCTGGGCCGGATGTGGGAGAGCCGGCAAGGTCGCCTGGCCCAGGCCCACGGCCTCCAGGGCTTCCTGCGGGACGCTCGCCAGGCAGAGGGCGTGCTCAGCAGCCAG GAGTACGTTCTGTCTCACGCGGAGATGCCGGGGACTCTCCAGGCTGCTGACGCTGCCATAAAGAAGCTGGAAGACTTCATGAGCACCATGGACGCCAGCGGGGAGCGGATCCGCGGGCTCCTGGAGGCCGGGCGCCAGCTGGTGTCCGAGGGCAACATCCACGCCGAGAAGATCCGGGAGAAGGCAGACTCCATCGAGCGGAG acacagaaagaatcAGGAGGCAGCGCAGCAGCTCTTGGGCCGTCTTCGGGACAACCGAGAACAGCAGCATTTCTTACAAGATTGTCACGAG CTGAAACTCTGGATTGACGAGAAGATGCTGACAGCCCAGGATGTGTCCTACGACGAGGCCCGCAACCTGCACACCAAGTGGCAGAAGCACCAGGCGTTCATGGCCGAGCTGGCCGCCAACAAGGACTGGTTGGACAAGGTGGACAAG GAAGGGCGGGAGCTGACTCTTGAGAAGCCAGAGCTGAAAGCCCTGGTGTCGGAGAAGCTGGGGGACCTGCACAGGCGCTGGGATGAGCTGGAGACCACCACCCAAGCCAAGGCCCGCAGCCTGTTCGATGCCAACCGTGCCGAGCTGTTTGCCCAGAGCTGCTCCGCCCTGGAGAGCTGGCTGGAGAGCCTGCAGGCCCAGCTGCACTCAGACGACTACGGCAAGGACCTCACCAGCGTCAACATTCTACTCAAGAAGCAGCAG ATGCTGGAGCGGGAGATGGCTGTGCGGGAGAAGGAGGTGGAGGCCATCCAGGCCCAGGCAAAAGCACTGGCCCAGGAAGACCAGGGCGCAGGGGAGGTGGAGAGGACCTCGAGGGCCGTGGAGGAGAAGTTCAGGGCCTTGTACCAGCCCATGCAGGAACGCTGCCAGCGCCTGCAGGCTTCTCGCGAGCAGCACCAGTTCCACCGGGACGTGGAGGACGAGATC TTGTGGGTGACGGAGCGACTGCCCATGGCCAGCTCCATGGAACATGGCAAGGACCTGCCTAGCGTCCAGCTTCTCATGAAGAAAAACCAG ACCCTGCAGAAGGAGATGCAAGGCCACGAGCCCCGGATTGCAGACCTAACGGAGCGGCAGCGGGCCCTGGGTGCGGCAGCGGCAGGCCCGGAGCTGGCTGAGCTGCAGGGATTGTGGAAACGCCTGGGCCACGAGCTGGAACTTCGAGGGAAGCGACTTGAGGAGGCCCTGCGGGCCCAGCAGTTCTACCGCGACGCCGCTGAGGCGGAGGCCTGGATGGGCGAGCAGGAGTTACACATGATGGGCCAGGAGAAGGCCAAG GACGAGCCGAGCGCCCAGGCAGAGGTGAAGAAGCACCAGGTCCTGGAGCAAGCCTTGGCCAGCTACGCGCGGACCGTCCACCAGCTGGCAGCCAGCAGCCAAGACATGATTGACCACGACCACCCGGAGAG CACACGGATATCGATCCGCCAAGCCCAGGTGGACAAGCTGTACGCCAGCCTGAAGGAGCTGGCCGGGGAGCGGCGGGAGCGCCTGCAGGAGCACCTCCGGCTGTGCCAGCTCCGCCGAGAGCTGGATGACCTGGAGCAGTGGATCCAGGAGCGCGAGGTGGTGGCCGCCTCCCACGAGCTGGGCCAGGACTACGAGCACGTGACT ATGCTCCGGGACAAATTCCGAGAGTTCTCCCGGGACACGAGCACCATCGGCCAGGAGCGTGTAGACGGTGCCAACGCGCTGGCCAATGGGCTCATCGCTGGGGGCCATGCTGCACGGGCCACCGTGGCTGAGTGGAAGGACAGTCTCAACGAGGCCTGGGCCGACCTGCTCGAGCTGCTGGACACGCGGGGTCAGGTGCTGGCCGCCGCCTACGAGCTGCAGCGCTTCCTGCATGGGGCGCGCCAGGCCCTGGCCCGGGTGCAGCACAAGCAGCAGCAACTTCCAGACGGGACCGGCCGTGATCTCAACGCTGCCGAGGCCCTGCAGCGCCGACACTGTGCCTACGAGCATGACATCCAGGCGCTCAGCGCCCAG GTCCAGCAGGTGCAGGACGATGGCCACCGGCTCCAGAAGGCCTATGCTGGAGACAAGGCCGAGGAGATCGGCCGCCACATGCAGGCTGTGGCCGAGGCCTGGACCCAGCTTCAAGGAAGCTCTGCCGCCCGCCGCCAGCTGCTGCTGGACACCACGGACAAGTTCCGCTTCTTCAAGGCCGTGCGGGAGCTGATGCTCTGGATGGACGGGGTCAACCTGCAGATGGACGCCCAGGAGCGGCCCCG GGATGTGTCCTCCGCGGATCTGGTCATCAAGAACCAACAAGGCATCAAGGCAGAGATAGAGGCCAGGGCGGACCGCTTCTCCTCCTGCATCGACATGGGACAGGAGCTGCTGGCCAGGAGCCACTACGCAGCCGAGGAG ATCTCAGAGAAGCTGTCTCAGCTGCAAGCACGGCGCCAGGAGACAGCTGACAAgtggcaggagaagatggattgGCTCCAACTCG TTTTGGAGGTGCTCGTGTTTGGGAGAGACGCAGGGATGGCCGAGGCCTGGCTGTGCAGCCAGGAGCCGCTGGTGCGAAGCGCGGAGCTGGGCTGCACGGTGGATGAAGTCGAGAGCCTCATCAAGCGGCACGAAGCCTTCCAGAAGTCAGCGGTGGCCTGGGAGGAGCGTTTCAGTGCGCTGGAGAAGCTCACTGCG CTGGAGGAGCGGGAGAAGGagcaaaggaggaagagggaagaggaggaacgGAGGAAACAGCCCCCTGCCCCGGAACCCAGGGCCAGTCTGCCGCAGGGGGGCCTGGCGGCCGGCCAGACAGCTCCTGACGCCACCTGGGATGG AACCCAGCCACGGCTGCCAGCGTCCACACAAGCGCCCAGCATTAATGGAGTCTGCACGGACGCAGAGGCCTCACAG CCCCTGATAGAACAGCAGAGACTCGAGCAGAGCGGCTTCCCAGAAGGGCCT GGATCCGGTGCAGGGGAAGAGGCCGGTGGGCCACGGGGAGAGAGGCAGACCCGGACACGGGGCCCGGCCTCTCAGGCAATGCCCCAGAGCAGGTCGTCGGAGTCCGCCCATGTTGCCACCCTGCCCCCTCGCGGCCCCGAGCCCTCTGCTCAGGAGCAGATGGAGGGCATGCTCTGCCGCAAGCAGGAGATGGAGGCCTTCGGCAAGAAGGCTGCCAACAG GTCCTGGCAGAACATATACTGCGTCCTGCGGCGTGGGAGCCTGGGCTTTTACAAGGATGCAAAGGCAGCCAGCATGGGAGTGCCATACCACGGAGAAGTGCCTGTCAGCctggccagggcccagggcagcgTTGCCTTTGATTATCGAAAGCGCAAACATGTCTTCAAGCTGGG CTTACAGgatggaaaagaatatttattccaGGCCAAGGATGAG GCAGAGATGAGCTCATGGCTTCGGGTGGTGAATGCGGCCATTGCCACTGCGTCCTCCGCCTCTGGAGAGCCAGAGGAGCCAGCAGCACCCGGTGCCCCCCGGGGCATGACCCGCGCCATGACCATGCCCCCAGTAGCACCGGCTGGGGCCGAGGCGCCTGTCGTGCTTCGCAGCAAGGACGGCCGAGAACGAGAGCGAGAGAAACGCTTCAGTTTCTTTAAGAAGAACAAGTAG